Proteins found in one Streptococcus anginosus subsp. whileyi MAS624 genomic segment:
- a CDS encoding ABC transporter permease — MILSIVSQGLVWAILGLGIFMTFRILNFPDMTAEGSFPLGGAVAVTLISKGINPFPATVVAILAGCLAGMATGLLYTKGKIPTLLSGILVMTSCHSIMLMLMGRANLGLLGTKQIQDFLPFSGELNNLLTGLIFVSLVIVALLFFLDTKLGQAYIATGDNPDMARSFGIHTGRMELMGLVLSNGVIALAGALIAQQEGYADVSRGIGVIVVGLASLIIGEVLFTSLTLAERLLTIVVGSIFYQFLIWGVIALGFNTSYLRLYSAVILAICLMIPTFKNKFFKGVKLSK, encoded by the coding sequence ATGATACTTTCAATTGTCTCACAAGGACTTGTTTGGGCTATTTTAGGCTTGGGGATTTTTATGACTTTTCGTATTTTAAATTTCCCTGATATGACAGCCGAAGGCTCTTTTCCCTTGGGGGGAGCAGTGGCAGTTACGCTGATTAGTAAAGGTATCAATCCCTTTCCGGCGACTGTTGTTGCCATTCTGGCAGGGTGTTTGGCAGGTATGGCAACAGGACTTCTTTATACCAAGGGGAAGATACCTACTCTACTTTCTGGAATTTTGGTCATGACTTCCTGCCATTCTATTATGCTTATGTTAATGGGGCGGGCTAATCTTGGACTTCTTGGAACGAAGCAAATTCAGGACTTTCTACCGTTTTCTGGCGAATTAAACAATCTTCTGACAGGATTGATTTTTGTCAGTTTGGTAATTGTAGCATTGCTTTTTTTCCTAGATACAAAATTGGGTCAAGCTTATATTGCCACGGGTGATAATCCTGATATGGCAAGGAGTTTTGGCATTCACACAGGACGAATGGAGTTAATGGGTCTGGTGCTGTCTAATGGTGTCATTGCCCTAGCTGGTGCCCTTATTGCTCAGCAGGAAGGTTATGCGGATGTCTCGCGTGGGATTGGTGTCATCGTTGTGGGGCTTGCCAGTCTCATTATTGGAGAGGTGCTTTTTACCAGCCTGACATTGGCAGAACGCCTATTGACGATTGTTGTCGGTTCTATTTTCTATCAATTCCTGATTTGGGGCGTGATTGCGCTTGGCTTTAATACCAGCTATCTTCGCCTTTATAGTGCGGTTATCTTGGCAATTTGTCTCATGATTCCGACTTTCAAAAATAAATTCTTTAAAGGAGTCAAGTTAAGCAAATGA
- a CDS encoding ABC transporter ATP-binding protein — translation MTAIVELKNATKIVNTGIEEEKIILNDVSLDIFEHDFITILGGNGAGKSTLFNVIAGTLPLTSGSIYILGENVTSYSPEKRAKYLSRVFQDPKMGTAPRMTVAENLLIAKFRGEKRRLVPRRLSHYRKEFQETIDKIGNGLEKHLDTPIEFLSGGQRQALSLLMATLKRPELLLLDEHTAALDPKTSVALMSLTEEFVNRDQLTALMITHHMEDALKYGNRLIVMKDGQIIQDLHQEEKAKMTIADYYSLFE, via the coding sequence ATGACAGCAATTGTAGAATTAAAAAACGCGACAAAAATTGTGAATACGGGTATTGAAGAAGAAAAGATTATTTTAAATGATGTTTCACTGGATATTTTTGAGCATGACTTCATTACGATTTTAGGCGGAAATGGGGCAGGGAAATCCACGCTTTTCAATGTCATTGCAGGAACATTACCATTGACGAGTGGCAGCATTTATATTCTAGGTGAAAATGTGACCAGTTATTCACCAGAAAAACGGGCTAAGTATCTGTCACGCGTCTTTCAAGACCCAAAGATGGGAACAGCTCCGCGCATGACGGTGGCAGAAAACCTATTGATTGCTAAATTTCGTGGTGAAAAACGCCGTCTAGTGCCACGCCGTCTGAGCCATTATCGCAAAGAATTTCAGGAGACGATAGACAAAATCGGCAATGGTTTAGAAAAACACTTAGATACGCCGATTGAATTTCTCTCGGGTGGGCAAAGACAGGCTTTGAGTCTTTTAATGGCGACTCTCAAACGCCCTGAGCTGTTGCTTTTGGATGAACATACAGCAGCGCTTGACCCCAAAACCAGTGTGGCATTGATGAGTCTGACAGAAGAATTTGTGAATCGTGACCAACTAACTGCTCTTATGATTACTCACCATATGGAGGATGCTCTTAAATACGGTAACCGCTTGATTGTCATGAAAGACGGACAAATTATCCAAGACTTACATCAAGAAGAGAAAGCGAAAATGACGATTGCGGATTATTACAGCTTATTTGAATAA
- a CDS encoding ABC transporter permease, whose protein sequence is MKQTLIVIKETYLRHVKSWSFVFMVISPFIFIGLSMGVGYLSSMSSSSSNRVAVVSDNAQVKEALKDTKNLDFDYKNKAAAKKAVKDGDVGGYLLVSEADGQIKATYFADTSMSSATKIEITQKLMQLQQVANISQANLSANQVKLLSRAIDFKEKIDEKKEAKKTTQTIVATAIGFMLYMILLVYTSSTAQEIASEKGTKIMEVIFSSIKASEYFYGRMAGIFAVILTHVSIYVIGAVLLLAFSDQISFVKEFLDANPNLMKHLGEAISFNTIAFITLSVFMFVVLSAFLGSMVTRIEDVGKAVQPVVMLILLGFLGVTALGNAGDTILLKVGSYIPFISTFFMPFRAINGYATSLEAWISFVIASVFTLGMTVYIGRIYSSLILQTDDIGIWKSFKKALAYH, encoded by the coding sequence ATGAAACAGACTTTAATTGTTATCAAAGAAACCTATCTTCGTCATGTCAAGTCATGGAGTTTTGTCTTCATGGTTATTTCGCCTTTCATTTTTATCGGTCTGAGTATGGGAGTTGGTTATCTTTCCTCCATGTCAAGTAGTAGTTCTAACCGTGTCGCAGTTGTATCAGACAATGCTCAAGTGAAGGAAGCTCTGAAAGATACTAAGAATCTGGATTTCGATTATAAAAATAAAGCAGCAGCTAAGAAAGCTGTAAAAGATGGCGATGTTGGCGGATATTTGCTAGTATCAGAAGCAGACGGGCAAATCAAGGCAACTTATTTTGCAGATACGAGCATGAGTAGTGCTACAAAAATTGAAATTACACAGAAACTGATGCAGTTGCAACAGGTTGCAAATATTAGCCAAGCTAATTTATCAGCTAATCAAGTGAAGCTACTTTCAAGAGCTATTGATTTCAAAGAAAAGATTGATGAGAAGAAAGAAGCGAAGAAGACCACTCAAACGATTGTCGCAACAGCAATTGGTTTTATGCTTTACATGATTCTCCTTGTCTATACAAGCTCAACTGCTCAAGAAATTGCAAGCGAAAAAGGGACGAAGATTATGGAGGTTATTTTCTCCAGTATCAAGGCTTCTGAATATTTCTATGGTCGAATGGCAGGAATTTTTGCAGTTATCTTGACCCATGTCAGCATTTATGTAATCGGCGCTGTGCTGTTGCTTGCTTTTTCAGACCAGATTTCTTTTGTAAAAGAATTCTTAGATGCCAATCCAAATCTGATGAAGCATTTGGGAGAAGCAATTTCCTTTAATACTATTGCTTTCATCACCTTGAGTGTCTTTATGTTTGTGGTCTTATCTGCCTTTTTAGGATCAATGGTGACGAGAATTGAAGACGTTGGGAAAGCTGTTCAGCCTGTTGTGATGCTGATTCTCCTTGGATTTTTGGGAGTGACGGCTCTTGGAAATGCTGGTGACACGATCTTGTTGAAAGTTGGTTCTTATATTCCGTTTATTTCGACCTTCTTTATGCCCTTCCGTGCCATTAACGGTTATGCAACTAGTCTAGAAGCCTGGATTTCGTTTGTCATTGCCTCTGTCTTTACCTTAGGAATGACAGTTTATATCGGTCGGATTTACTCCAGCTTAATTTTACAAACAGATGATATTGGCATTTGGAAGAGCTTCAAAAAAGCTTTAGCTTATCATTAA
- the addA gene encoding helicase-exonuclease AddAB subunit AddA, with product MKQIPFLSQAEIRALQDQEAQSDKAQKRTPEQIEAIYSSGQNILVSASAGSGKTFVMVQRIIDQILRGVRIDQLFISTFTVKAASELKERLEKELSKVLKATDDEELKQHLAQQLADIPNADIGTMDSFTQKVLNKYGYLLELAPNFRILQNASEQLLLQNEVFEQVFEDFYQSDQATLFKKLVKNFTGQRKDLLGFREQVYKIYAFLQSTSSPIEYLEQDFLKAYAHADFQEEKVRLLTQTKEALFDLEDFFSYHLVHEAKEFPKAKYLENVQRVLDGLASLQGQSSEEAYLTTLNNIVEISRASNGKALTNSGRKEELKEIINAYNEKRKEKIQVLRDLADQFYRFEFQVTYHEEAKEILLVLQQFMKSFVTSYLQRKKEENAFEFADISHFAIQILEEFPDVRHFYRTKYHEVMVDEYQDTNHTQERMLELLSNGGNRFMVGDIKQSIYRFRQADPQIFNEKFKTYQDDSQQGKLIVLKENFRSHVEVLEATNDVFKRLMDEEVGEIDYNETHYLVAGNPAKKAPNPQYQTEFLIYDGTLETDNEENDKDVSSVSAGEVALVIKEIIRLHNEENVPFEDMTLLTASRTRNDVILSEFAKYGIPVVSDGGEDNYLQSVEVMVMLDTLRTINNPLNDYALVALLKSPMFTFTEDELARLALQKKVTEATYVTHQENLYEKLKNALSGNGQHPELITPPLLKKIQQFQEILLDWREYAKTNSLYDLLWKIYQDRFYYDYVGALPNGAGRQANLYALTLRANDYEKMSFKGLSRFIGMIDKILETQNDLASVVSAAPKHAVRLMTVHKSKGLEFKYVFLLNMDKVFNRKDSSSALILSRQNGVGIKYVADVAVDVADKLAPNHVRLSINTLPYEQNEREIHLASISEQMRLLYVAMTRAERKLYLVGKGHQKSLEKKSFPTPVKGHLAASIRQSMTSFQDWMWALHVVFEKDNLAFSTHFVTDSDLTDEKIGQLKLKDAIIEESMVHNRQSEDIRRALDILENVDRLNTKYQAAIRLPSVRTPSQIKKFYEPIMDTDGVEIMEKRNPTIVGKASFELPNFAKKAPVTGAQIGSAVHELMQRIPLDQAPTIAILRKVLKQVQAEESVKKKIDLQKIASFFGTELGQLLLKHTDRVYREAPFAMLKQDPASGQYFVVRGILDGYLLLTDRIILFDYKTDRYTNPSELVERYQAQLALYTEALSRSYSIEKVEKYLVLLGGAQLQVVKVE from the coding sequence ATGAAGCAAATTCCATTTTTGAGTCAAGCAGAGATTCGTGCTTTGCAGGATCAAGAAGCACAGTCTGACAAAGCTCAAAAACGTACACCAGAGCAAATCGAAGCCATTTACTCCTCCGGTCAAAATATCCTTGTATCTGCTTCTGCAGGCTCAGGAAAAACCTTTGTTATGGTGCAGCGGATTATTGACCAAATTCTGCGGGGAGTTCGCATTGACCAGCTCTTCATTTCGACTTTTACCGTTAAAGCAGCCAGTGAATTAAAAGAGCGCTTGGAGAAAGAGTTATCCAAGGTCTTGAAGGCAACAGATGATGAGGAGCTCAAACAGCACTTGGCGCAGCAATTAGCCGATATTCCGAATGCCGACATTGGAACCATGGACTCTTTTACCCAAAAGGTCCTCAATAAATATGGTTATCTCCTAGAATTGGCGCCAAATTTTCGCATTTTGCAAAATGCGAGTGAGCAGTTATTGCTACAAAACGAAGTTTTTGAGCAAGTTTTTGAAGACTTCTATCAATCTGATCAGGCAACTTTGTTTAAAAAATTAGTCAAAAATTTTACAGGTCAGAGGAAAGATTTGCTTGGTTTTCGAGAGCAGGTTTATAAGATTTATGCTTTTTTGCAATCCACCAGTAGCCCAATCGAATACTTAGAACAAGATTTCTTGAAAGCTTACGCTCATGCGGATTTCCAAGAAGAAAAAGTGCGCCTTTTAACACAAACAAAAGAAGCCCTCTTTGATTTAGAAGATTTTTTTAGCTATCATTTGGTTCATGAAGCCAAGGAATTTCCCAAAGCAAAATACCTTGAAAATGTGCAGCGTGTGCTTGATGGTCTGGCAAGCTTACAAGGACAATCCTCTGAGGAAGCTTATCTCACAACGCTCAATAACATTGTAGAAATATCGCGGGCCAGCAATGGGAAAGCCTTGACAAACAGCGGACGCAAAGAAGAATTAAAAGAAATTATTAACGCTTATAACGAAAAACGTAAGGAAAAAATTCAAGTTTTACGTGATTTGGCAGATCAATTTTATCGCTTTGAATTTCAAGTGACCTATCATGAGGAAGCCAAGGAAATCTTGCTTGTCTTGCAGCAATTTATGAAATCGTTTGTGACAAGCTATCTACAACGGAAAAAAGAAGAAAATGCGTTTGAATTTGCAGATATCAGTCATTTTGCCATTCAGATTTTAGAAGAATTTCCTGATGTGCGCCACTTTTATCGGACAAAATACCATGAAGTCATGGTGGATGAGTATCAAGATACCAACCACACGCAAGAGCGGATGCTAGAACTGTTATCAAATGGGGGTAATCGCTTTATGGTGGGGGATATTAAGCAGTCTATTTATCGTTTTCGTCAGGCTGATCCGCAGATTTTTAATGAGAAATTTAAAACCTATCAAGACGATAGCCAGCAAGGGAAATTGATTGTTTTGAAGGAAAATTTCCGCAGTCATGTGGAAGTCTTGGAAGCCACGAATGATGTTTTCAAACGTCTCATGGATGAGGAAGTGGGAGAAATTGATTATAATGAAACGCATTATCTGGTAGCTGGAAATCCTGCTAAAAAAGCACCAAATCCACAATATCAGACGGAATTTCTCATTTATGACGGAACGCTTGAGACGGATAATGAGGAGAATGACAAGGATGTTTCTTCTGTTTCTGCAGGAGAAGTAGCGCTGGTCATTAAGGAAATTATCCGTCTGCACAATGAGGAAAATGTCCCATTTGAAGATATGACATTGCTAACGGCTTCGCGGACGCGCAACGATGTGATTTTATCTGAGTTTGCCAAATACGGTATCCCAGTCGTTTCAGACGGTGGCGAGGATAATTATTTGCAATCTGTAGAAGTTATGGTGATGTTGGATACCCTGCGTACGATTAACAATCCGCTCAATGATTATGCTTTGGTGGCACTTCTAAAGTCACCAATGTTCACCTTTACTGAGGATGAATTGGCTCGTTTGGCCTTGCAAAAAAAGGTGACAGAAGCTACTTATGTTACTCATCAAGAAAATCTTTATGAGAAATTGAAAAATGCTCTGAGTGGGAACGGTCAACATCCCGAACTCATCACACCTCCTCTTTTAAAGAAAATCCAGCAGTTTCAAGAAATACTGCTGGATTGGCGAGAGTATGCAAAAACAAATTCACTATATGATTTGCTTTGGAAAATTTATCAAGATCGCTTTTATTACGATTATGTGGGAGCCCTACCAAATGGAGCGGGACGTCAGGCCAATCTTTATGCGCTGACCTTACGAGCAAATGATTACGAAAAAATGAGTTTTAAAGGCTTGTCACGTTTTATTGGGATGATTGATAAAATCTTGGAAACACAGAATGATTTAGCCAGTGTAGTCAGTGCAGCTCCGAAACATGCGGTTCGCCTGATGACGGTTCATAAGAGCAAAGGTTTGGAATTTAAATATGTCTTTTTACTCAATATGGACAAAGTATTTAATCGTAAAGACAGCAGTTCTGCTTTGATTCTCAGTCGTCAAAATGGTGTTGGAATCAAGTATGTGGCTGATGTAGCAGTAGATGTTGCTGATAAGTTAGCTCCAAACCATGTTCGTTTGTCTATTAATACTCTGCCTTATGAGCAAAATGAGCGTGAGATTCATCTAGCCAGTATTTCTGAGCAAATGCGTCTACTCTATGTCGCCATGACACGCGCTGAAAGGAAACTGTATTTAGTTGGTAAAGGTCATCAGAAAAGTTTGGAGAAAAAAAGCTTCCCTACTCCAGTGAAGGGGCATTTAGCTGCATCTATCAGGCAAAGTATGACAAGTTTTCAAGATTGGATGTGGGCTTTACATGTAGTATTTGAGAAAGATAATCTAGCCTTTTCAACACATTTTGTGACAGATAGTGATTTGACGGATGAAAAAATAGGTCAACTGAAATTGAAAGATGCGATTATTGAAGAGAGTATGGTGCATAATCGCCAATCTGAGGATATTCGTAGGGCTTTGGATATTTTGGAAAATGTAGATCGACTGAATACCAAGTATCAAGCTGCCATCCGTTTACCGAGTGTTCGAACACCGAGTCAAATTAAGAAATTTTATGAACCGATTATGGATACAGACGGCGTTGAAATTATGGAGAAAAGGAATCCGACCATTGTAGGAAAAGCTTCTTTTGAGCTACCAAATTTTGCTAAAAAAGCTCCAGTTACAGGAGCGCAAATCGGTAGCGCTGTCCATGAACTGATGCAGCGTATTCCTTTGGATCAAGCCCCTACGATAGCTATTTTGAGAAAAGTTTTAAAACAGGTTCAGGCAGAAGAAAGTGTTAAAAAGAAAATTGATTTGCAAAAGATAGCTAGTTTTTTTGGGACTGAACTTGGGCAGCTCCTTTTGAAGCATACAGACAGAGTATATCGTGAAGCTCCTTTTGCTATGTTAAAGCAGGATCCAGCAAGTGGACAATATTTTGTAGTCCGTGGGATTCTGGACGGTTATCTACTGCTGACGGACCGAATCATTCTCTTTGATTACAAGACGGATCGATATACAAATCCAAGTGAATTAGTGGAGCGCTACCAAGCACAATTAGCACTTTATACTGAAGCTCTTAGTCGTTCATACAGTATTGAAAAAGTTGAAAAATACTTAGTGTTGTTAGGCGGAGCACAGCTTCAAGTGGTGAAAGTAGAATAG
- a CDS encoding ABC transporter ATP-binding protein: MLEIQNLEKSFGQKQVLFGVDFRAESGQILGLIGKNGAGKTTIFHSILRFLEYSGNITFDKQPISQETYRKIGYLPEERSLMPKLTVYEQVRYLANLKGVPNAVVKEKLPQWMERLQVKGKVTDKIKSLSKGNQQKVQLIITLLHEPNLIILDEPFSGLDPVNTEILKQVIIEEKERGATIIFSDHVMTNVEELCDDVVMIRDGKVILDGSVQEVRNQYGKTRLFVSSSLSQTELEALPHVSKANLTNQGTWRLILDDEAAGKELFDLLTKGQYIETFDQQAPTIDEIFKLESGVEV; the protein is encoded by the coding sequence ATGCTTGAAATTCAAAATTTAGAAAAAAGTTTTGGGCAAAAACAAGTGCTATTTGGTGTTGATTTCAGGGCTGAATCAGGGCAAATCCTCGGTTTGATTGGAAAGAATGGTGCGGGGAAAACTACGATTTTCCATAGTATTCTGCGTTTTTTAGAATACAGCGGAAACATTACATTTGATAAGCAACCGATTTCTCAGGAGACTTATCGGAAAATTGGTTATTTACCAGAAGAGCGAAGCCTGATGCCCAAGTTGACTGTCTATGAGCAAGTGCGGTATTTGGCAAATTTAAAGGGAGTACCAAATGCAGTTGTGAAAGAAAAATTACCTCAGTGGATGGAGCGCTTGCAAGTCAAAGGCAAAGTGACCGATAAAATCAAGAGCTTGTCTAAAGGGAATCAACAAAAGGTTCAGCTGATTATCACACTCTTGCATGAACCAAATTTGATTATCCTAGACGAGCCATTTAGTGGTTTGGATCCTGTGAATACCGAGATTTTGAAACAGGTCATTATTGAGGAAAAAGAGCGTGGAGCAACGATTATTTTCTCTGACCATGTGATGACCAATGTGGAAGAATTGTGTGATGATGTTGTTATGATTCGTGATGGGAAAGTCATTTTGGATGGCAGCGTGCAGGAAGTTCGTAATCAATACGGCAAAACACGTCTCTTTGTGTCTAGCTCGCTGTCTCAAACGGAATTAGAAGCACTTCCTCACGTAAGTAAAGCCAATCTGACCAACCAAGGCACATGGCGATTGATATTAGATGACGAAGCAGCTGGTAAGGAATTGTTTGACTTGTTGACTAAAGGACAATATATTGAAACTTTTGACCAACAAGCTCCAACAATTGATGAAATCTTTAAGTTAGAATCAGGGGTGGAAGTATGA
- a CDS encoding YdbC family protein, with translation MSEFKFEIEEKLLVLSENDKGWTKELNRVSFNGAPAKYDIRSWSPDHTKMGKGITLSNEEFQVLVEAFKA, from the coding sequence ATGTCAGAATTCAAATTTGAGATAGAAGAAAAGTTACTGGTGTTATCAGAAAATGATAAAGGCTGGACGAAAGAGCTGAACCGAGTGAGTTTCAATGGTGCACCAGCCAAATATGATATCCGTAGCTGGAGTCCTGATCATACAAAAATGGGGAAGGGGATTACGCTTTCCAATGAAGAATTTCAAGTATTGGTAGAGGCTTTTAAGGCTTAG
- the rexB gene encoding ATP-dependent nuclease subunit B, which yields MKLLYTDIRNPLTKILVKEAERLAQAGKRVFYIAPNSLSFEKERAVLSLLENHASFAITVTRFAQMARYFVLNDVQQGKPLDDIGLGMLFYKVLSEMEEHDLQVYGGIRTDAQFIQQLVELYHELQEAKMTVADLDSLDEAEKKADLIKIFQVVMYQLNQSEFTSDSNIMAFTHHIIVGDVDEELQDLVLVIDGFTRFSAEEAYLIELLHNKGVEIIIGVYASEKAYRATFREGNLYQASVDFLRHLANEYEVKPEYRPAAQPDDAFGNISKLLESRYDFSDVELELTEQDRSHVQIWSTVNQKEELEYVAKSIRQRVHDGARYKDIRLLLGDVEAYRLQLKTIFDQYQIPFYLGRNEAMAHHPLVQFIEALVRLKHYNFRTEDLLNLLKTGLYGHLKQEELDLFEQYIRFADVKGASKFAKDFTHNQRHKFDLVQINRLRKKIVSPLLEFFKSRSQTATGLLQKFHQFLTVIAFSQNFAGLVDFTNPQDQERQEEVWKAFCHVLEQFASVFSASKVKLDDFLTLVQSGMLLSNYRTIPATVDVVTVQSYDLIEPLSSPFVYAVGLTQDYFPKIVQNKSLLSDEERLRLNEATDEHSELLIAAQENLKKNRFVALSLLNAATDRLVLSTPQIVNEIENDISPYLLELREQPIALPIEVKHPQATSDDIGTYRALLARVIELNQGDIDKEHSLTEKEQTFWSVAVRVLRKKLESEGISIPNVTSSLETETLSEQTLQILYPPHQAFLLSTSALTEFYRNQYAYFLKYILALQEEMTIYPDARSHGNFLHRVFEKVVHDQSNEQFDIRLEKVIQEVSCEPEFEALYTESAEALFAHEVLLDAARATGQVLERNELVETIQEEAVFGQEETNVLILSDGRNLQIRGKVDRIDRLRIDGSLGVVDYKSSDTNFDFQKFFNGLNSQLPTYLAALKQESWMNEEEHAFGAMYLQMTNPLVSLAKTKSQGDAIKEAMKNLEYKGLFLSEQARQLNALYDKKKVNLLSQEELETLLAYNALLYRRAAEQILAGHFYINPYTENGKSIAPFVEQYKSITGFEANLHLSSARRLVKLDSHPTGEKKRQAWIEKMKEELEK from the coding sequence ATGAAATTACTTTATACTGATATTCGCAATCCCTTAACGAAGATTTTGGTGAAAGAAGCAGAGCGCTTGGCACAAGCAGGCAAGCGCGTGTTTTATATTGCCCCCAACTCTCTTTCATTTGAAAAAGAGAGGGCTGTTTTGAGTCTTTTAGAAAACCACGCTTCGTTTGCTATTACAGTGACACGTTTTGCGCAGATGGCGCGTTATTTTGTCCTCAATGATGTGCAGCAAGGCAAACCATTAGATGATATTGGTTTGGGAATGCTCTTTTACAAGGTCTTATCTGAAATGGAAGAGCATGATTTGCAGGTGTACGGTGGCATTCGGACGGATGCGCAGTTTATTCAGCAATTGGTTGAACTCTATCATGAGTTGCAAGAAGCCAAAATGACTGTTGCAGACTTGGACTCTCTGGATGAAGCCGAGAAAAAAGCAGATTTAATCAAGATTTTTCAAGTAGTGATGTATCAGCTTAATCAGAGTGAATTTACTTCTGATTCAAATATCATGGCCTTTACCCATCATATTATAGTAGGTGATGTGGATGAGGAACTGCAGGATTTAGTCTTGGTTATTGATGGCTTTACGCGCTTTTCGGCTGAGGAAGCTTATTTGATCGAGCTTTTGCATAATAAGGGTGTGGAAATCATTATTGGTGTTTATGCCAGTGAGAAGGCATACCGTGCGACTTTTCGAGAGGGCAATCTCTATCAGGCTAGCGTGGATTTCTTGCGCCATTTGGCAAATGAGTATGAAGTGAAACCTGAATATAGACCTGCAGCGCAGCCGGATGATGCTTTTGGGAACATTTCAAAACTGCTAGAAAGCCGTTATGATTTCTCAGATGTTGAGTTGGAATTGACGGAACAGGATCGCTCGCATGTACAGATTTGGTCGACTGTCAATCAAAAGGAAGAACTGGAATATGTGGCAAAAAGCATTCGCCAGCGAGTTCATGATGGTGCTCGCTACAAAGATATTCGCTTACTTTTGGGAGATGTGGAAGCCTATCGTTTGCAGTTAAAGACGATTTTTGATCAGTATCAAATCCCTTTTTATCTGGGACGAAATGAGGCTATGGCCCATCACCCTTTGGTGCAATTTATTGAAGCTTTAGTGCGCCTAAAACACTACAATTTTCGAACGGAAGATTTGCTCAATCTCTTAAAAACAGGTCTTTATGGTCATTTAAAGCAAGAAGAGTTAGACTTGTTTGAGCAATATATTCGTTTTGCAGATGTAAAAGGAGCCAGCAAATTTGCCAAGGATTTCACTCACAATCAACGTCATAAGTTTGATTTAGTTCAAATCAATCGTTTGAGGAAGAAGATAGTGTCTCCTTTGTTAGAGTTTTTCAAATCTCGCAGTCAAACAGCGACAGGTCTGCTCCAGAAATTTCATCAATTTTTGACAGTGATTGCTTTTTCTCAGAATTTTGCTGGTTTAGTAGATTTTACGAATCCGCAAGATCAAGAACGGCAAGAAGAAGTTTGGAAAGCTTTTTGTCATGTTTTGGAACAATTTGCCAGTGTCTTTTCAGCCAGCAAGGTCAAGCTAGATGATTTTCTGACTCTGGTGCAGTCAGGAATGCTGTTATCCAATTATCGGACTATTCCAGCAACGGTGGACGTTGTGACCGTTCAATCTTATGATTTGATTGAGCCCTTGTCAAGTCCTTTTGTCTATGCTGTTGGTTTGACCCAAGACTATTTTCCAAAAATTGTGCAAAACAAGAGTCTCTTGTCAGATGAAGAACGATTACGATTAAATGAAGCGACTGATGAGCATTCGGAATTGCTGATTGCTGCTCAGGAAAATCTCAAGAAAAATCGTTTTGTCGCCTTGTCACTTCTAAATGCTGCAACGGATAGATTGGTACTTTCCACTCCTCAGATTGTCAATGAAATAGAGAATGACATTTCTCCATATCTGTTGGAACTGCGTGAGCAACCAATTGCTTTGCCAATTGAGGTGAAGCATCCGCAGGCAACAAGTGATGATATTGGTACTTATCGTGCTTTATTGGCGAGGGTTATTGAGTTGAATCAAGGAGATATTGATAAAGAGCATTCTTTGACTGAGAAAGAACAGACTTTTTGGTCAGTAGCTGTACGAGTTTTACGCAAAAAATTGGAAAGTGAAGGCATTTCGATTCCGAATGTCACGTCAAGTCTTGAGACAGAAACCTTGTCAGAACAGACTTTGCAAATCCTTTATCCGCCTCATCAAGCATTTCTATTGTCGACTTCAGCTTTGACAGAATTTTATCGTAATCAGTATGCTTATTTTTTGAAGTATATTTTGGCTCTGCAAGAAGAAATGACAATTTACCCAGATGCGCGCAGTCATGGAAATTTTCTGCACCGTGTGTTTGAAAAAGTCGTGCACGATCAATCGAACGAGCAATTCGACATCCGTCTAGAAAAAGTCATTCAGGAAGTAAGCTGTGAACCTGAGTTTGAAGCTCTTTATACCGAAAGTGCCGAAGCATTGTTTGCTCATGAAGTTTTGCTTGACGCAGCGCGTGCGACAGGACAGGTTTTAGAGAGAAATGAATTGGTAGAAACCATTCAAGAAGAAGCTGTTTTCGGTCAAGAAGAAACAAATGTTCTAATCTTGTCAGACGGACGCAACCTTCAAATTCGAGGGAAAGTTGACCGGATTGACCGTTTGAGGATAGATGGCAGTCTAGGCGTTGTTGACTATAAATCAAGCGATACGAATTTTGATTTTCAGAAATTTTTCAATGGCTTAAATTCTCAATTACCTACCTATCTAGCAGCTTTGAAACAAGAGTCGTGGATGAATGAAGAAGAGCATGCTTTTGGCGCCATGTATTTGCAGATGACCAATCCACTTGTGTCTTTAGCCAAGACGAAATCGCAAGGCGACGCTATCAAAGAAGCAATGAAGAACCTAGAATACAAAGGTCTGTTCTTGTCTGAGCAGGCTCGTCAGCTGAATGCTTTGTACGATAAAAAGAAAGTGAATCTGTTGAGTCAAGAGGAGTTGGAGACATTGTTGGCTTATAATGCACTCTTGTATCGCCGTGCTGCTGAGCAGATTTTGGCAGGGCATTTTTACATCAATCCTTATACGGAGAATGGCAAAAGTATTGCACCTTTTGTGGAGCAGTACAAGTCCATTACGGGATTTGAAGCGAACCTTCACCTCTCTAGCGCTCGCCGTTTGGTTAAGTTAGATAGCCACCCGACAGGTGAAAAAAAACGTCAAGCATGGATAGAAAAGATGAAGGAGGAGTTAGAAAAATGA